GATTTCTGCGAGTGAATAGCCAGCGTGACGATAACTTGATCGAACAGTCCGACGGCACGTTCAATGACGTCGAGGTGGCCGTAAGTAACCGGGTCGAAAGTTCCGGGATAGATCGCGGTCTTCATTCCGTGGAATTCAGTTTCTTGAAGATTTCGATTTTCATACCATCGTGCAGCCGGGTGACTTTGACGTCGTCCATCATCGCGCGGACAATCAAGATGCCTCGGCCGTGGTCTTCGAGAATATTTTCGGGCGAAGTCGGATCGGGAATGGCCGCTGTTTCAAATCCGGGACCGTAGTCGCGCACGGAAACCATCAAACCATCTTCCCGACAACTCACTTGGATTTCAACCGGGATTTCAATTTGTTCCTTGTGCGCGTGCACAATGGCATTCATCACCAATTCGGTGACGCAGATGCCGATATCGGCGAGGGCGTCTTCGTTGAAGCCTAACCTGACAGCGCAGGACTCAACGAAGTCGTCCACTTTTTCGATCTGGTCGACCGATGAGGGGATATTCAGAACTTCGGTTTTATGCGGTTGGTTCATACTTCACCACAGACAGTGTAAGGTCATCCATCGTCGCGTCCGGCGCGTGGAACAAGTGAACGTCATGACTGATGCGCCGGGCCAATTCATGCGCGGTGAGATTAGAATATTTCTCCACCAATTCGGCAAGTCTGTCTTCACCGAATTCTTCGTCGGCATCGTTCTTGGTTTCGGTGACTCCGTCTGTATATAGAAGGAGCACGTCACCGGGAATCAGCTCGATTTGATCCTGTTGGTAGCCGGCATCGGGAAGCACACCCAAGATGGGGCCGCCGTTGGAGAGCCAGCGCGGGGGTTCGCCTTTGCGATAGAGCAGCGGCGGATTGTGTCCGGCATTGGCGAAAGTCAGCACGTTGTACTTGCGGTTCAAAACGCCGTAGAAGGCCGTCACGAAACTATCGGGGGGATTGGTTTCGACCAAGAACTCGTTAACGCGCTTCAGGATTACTTCGATGGCGTAGTGAGCTCGGGATTCGATGCGAATACAGGCGCGGAAATTGGCCATAAGCAACGCCGCTGCCACACCATGTCCGGCCACGTCACTCATGATGATTCCGAGATCGTCGTCGGTGATAGGAACGAAGTCATAGTAGTCACCACCGACTTCGCTGGACGGGAAGTTCATGCCGCCGAGATCGTATGGAGAGAAGCGCGGCATAACTTTGGGCAAAAAGCTCGTATGGATTCTGCGAGCGAGGGCAAGCTCTTCGCCGATTCTTTGAGTGTGCTGACGTTCGCGGTCGGCGCGGGCACGTTCGAGCGCGACTCCAGCATGGCTCGCGAAAGTCATCAGAGTTCTCAAATCGCGGTCGCTGAAGGCATCGAGTTTGTTGGATTCCAAATTGAACGCGCCGATCAGTTCATCGCGCACGAGAATCGGAACGGCAAGTTCTGACAACGTAGTCGGTCTGACTTGCACGTAGCGCGGGTCTTCGCGGACGTCAGGGACGTAAAGCGGTTTTCCGGAGAAAACCACTGTGGCGACGATGCCCTCCCCCTGCTTGACGCCTTCCTGGAATTTTGTATAGACGCGGCGGCGCTGGGAGCTGCCATAGCCCGCAAGCATATCGACTTCAATTTGCTGCATCTCTTTGTTGAAAACAAAGATACCGGCGGCATCGAAGTCCACGACATTCCTGAGTGACTCAAGAATTGCGCGCAGCACGTCGCGGATTTCGGCGGCACTGGACAGCCTCATGCTGACTTCCTGCAGGACGGCGTTTTCGTGCCGTTCGCGTTCGAACTCGGCCCGCAGTTTCAGATATTCCTCGGCGGTACCGATGGTCTGCAAGAGTTCCTGCAACTGAGTCAGCCGCTCGGGCGAAACGGCACCCGAGCGGCTTTCGCGAATCATGTCTTGAGCCAGACGTTCCAATTCGTCCAGTGACGCAAGCGGGCGCGCGAATTCCGCACCCGGATCGGAGTTTCCGGGCAGCCGGAAGTCTGGGACAAGGGTATCAAGCAAATTAGTTGAAGCTCTTAATGGCGCTATCCACGGTATCGTGGCTGTCGAAGACGGAATTAAGTTTCGTAATGACGAGGAGGGATTGAATCTTGTCAGTCGTGCGGGCAAGTTTCATTTCACTTCCGGCATTTTTGAGGGTAGTATAAGCAGAAACGAGCAGACCGATACCGGAGCTGTTCATCCACTCTACTCCACCGAGATCAATCACGACATGTTTCATGCTGTTGGCGACGGCATGCTTCATGGCATCGTGGAATTGCGAGGACTCGGGGCCGCCCATAATCTTGCCCGACAATTCGACGATATAAACGCCATTCGATTCAGATGTCTTCAGTTTCATTGCTGCGAGGCTCCTTGAGCTGAATTTATGTTTGTTAGATTTGTGAACAGAGAACAATCAACCTTTATCGGCGGTTCGTGCCGTTTTCAGTGCGGCCGGCACGTCCGGAGCAAAGGTAAATACGGTATCGAATCTCGTCATGTGCAGGACGGACGAGACTTTTGGGCCGCACGCCACGAGAATCAGCAAGCCGTTAACGTTTCGCATGGTCGTGTAAGCAGAAACGAGCAGCCCGACTCCCCAACTGTTGAGCCAATCGACTCCGCTCATGTCAATGACGACCGCGCCGCTGCCTTTCTTGACGGCGTCGCGCACGAGATCGTGAAAGGTGTCAACCTCTGGTCCGCCCATCAATTTGCCGCTCAATTCGACGATGAACACGTCATCGTCCCATCGGGATTGCCATTGCATGAAATCGTTCCTTGGAGGTCTTATGGAGTATGAATTAGCTGCGCGTGCGGCGCAGATCAAGCAGAGCATCCACGAAGAACCTCTTGGTGGGGTCGTGATCAGGATGCAGTTGGATAGCTTTTAGAATTTCGAGTTCTTCCGCCGTCGGATTCATCAGGAGCATTTGCTCGTCGTCGGCGAGCAACTCCTGCAAACCGCGATAGAGAAAACCGTGTTTGGGAGACAGGCTGAGGTATCTGAAGACATCCGGGCCAAGGATCAATTCCTCGACACGGAGACTTAGGCCGGTGGCGAGTTTTTCAAGAAATTCGATAGTCGGCGAGGACCTCCCGTTCTCGACCAAAGAGAGGTACGATCGATTGACACGGACGGCCTTGGCCAACGCCTCTTGGGACATGTCGGCGGCCTTTCGCGCATTGTAGATACGCTGACCGATGTCGAGGGGAAGATCTTTATTTGGAGTCATAGTGACAAGGTACAAATGGCTTGTCAAATTGTCAACAAGACTATACTCTGGAGTCGGGGCCGTCGCACATACCGTTCAATAGCCGATAGCGGCACCGACGCCACGGCTGTCCGCAGCTCCAGTCCATCCGCCGCGAATGGTATCCGCTTGTATTGCCTGAACTCGGGACCTTGCAAGACCAACATCGACAGTGTGCCCCCTCTGTTCCAATCCAACGCGGACATCGAACGGATGTTCCGGCTCAACGAAAACCCGGTCCGGCATCCACTGCTGATGAATCCTCGGGAAATCGACGGCTTCCTGAATATCCATGCCATAGTCGAGGGAATTTACGATGGCGAGCAGCGTGGCCGTAATGATCCTCGGACCGCCTGCTCCACCGGCAAGCAGATAGGGTTTGCCGCCTTTGAGCAGAATCGTGGGGGACATGGAAGAGAGGGGTTTTTTGCCGGGCTCGACTTCATTGGCAGCCTTGCCCACTAAGCCGAAGAAATTGGCTTTTCCGGGCTGGGTAACGAAATCATCCATTTCGTTGTTGAGCAAGATGCCCGCACCGGGGACGGTGATCCCGGTGGCAAAAGGAGTGTTCACCGTGGCCGTCATGGAGACCGCATTTCCCATATCGTCGACAACACAGAAATGCGTGGTGTGATGTTCGATACCGGACATGAATTGCCACGGATCGCCGGGATCGGGCTTGGAGGTATGACGGGAGCGGGAAATTTTTCCGCGAAGTTTGTCCGCATACTCTTTGCTGATCAGAGCTTCGGTGGGAACGGGAGTGAAGACGGGATCGCCGAGGTATTCCGCTCGATCTGCGAAGGCATAGTTCATGGCTTCGGCAATTAAGTGCAGAGATTCGGAGGATCCGGCACCAAGATAGGAAAGTGGATAGCCTTCGAGCAGATTAAGAATCTGAATCAGGTGAATACCGCCAGAACTGGGGGGCGGCATCGAGATGATGTCGTAGCCGTGGTAAGTACCACGCACCGGATCGAGACTGACGGCTCTGTAATCAGCCAGGTCCTGTTTTGTCATCACGCCGCCGGACTTACGCATGAAGTCGGCAATCAGGTTGGCGGTTTCTCCGGTATAGAACTCGGCGGCACCGTGCTCTTGCATGCGCCGGAGAGTTTCGGCAAGATCTTTTTGCGGGAAGCGTTCGCCCACTTGGAACGGGGTACCGTCTGCGTGCAAATAGACGGCACTCGACCCCGGATCGCGGCTGAACCGTTCGGCGTAGTCTTTGAGAACTTCGCCGTAATATGCATCTACTATGAAGCCGGTATCGGCCAGCGCACGGGCAGGTTCGATCAGGTCAGCGAACGGCATCGTGCCGAATTCTTTAACCATGAGATCGAGAGCCGCGACTTCACCGGGAACACCCGCAGCCAGCGGAGAATAAAGCGAGAGGTCGGTGCGGTCATTTTTGTTTTGGGGCACGAACATCAACCGGGAGGCGCGCTTGGGGGCGACTTCCCTCCCGTCAATAGCTGCCTCACGACCGTCAGCCATGTGGAGAACGATGAAGCATCCGCCGCCGATACCGCTGGAATAACCTTCGGAAACGCCGAGAGCGAAGGCAACCGCGCAAGCTGCATCGACTGCGTTGCCTCCGGCTTCAAGGATTTGCAGACCTGCTCGCGTGGCATGCGAATCGGCGGACGCAATCATCACGTTTGGCGCCCATGCCGGACGGCGAGTCGCGGCCGCGGACAGATTTGAAAGAACAAATACGAGCAATACGACAGCGAGGAAGCTGTCACGAAAGAGTTTCAGCAAACCGGATTCTCCTTACGGCAGAGCACGAACTGAATAGTAACCGACAGCGTAGGTTTGAAGCACATTCACATGAGTAAAGCTGTTCGTTGCGGGTGTTCCTACGATCGTAGACAAGCCGCCGAACTCGGTGAAATACTCAACTTGGTAGGTCGAAGCACCCGGGACTGCCGCCCATTGGAGCTGAATGTCATCGCCGTCAGGCAAGATCGTCAGATCAAGCGGAGCAGGCAATTGAACTTGTGACGTCGCTTCAATGGGAATAGTCAAAGGCGAATTGTCGGGATCGTTGGACATGATAAGCAACCCGCTCAAGCTGGGATCTCCGCAAAGTTCGGCCCCGAGGAAGCTCAAGCGCAGAGTGTCGACGGAGTTTGGCGCGACAATTCCGGAAGTCGGGAAAACAGAAACCCAACGAGGTCCGAGTGCAAATCTGCGCGATTCGAAGTTCGCAATCCCTGCCTGATTGTTCAGAGCAGTCAGTCCAACGGTTTTGTCGGCATTCTGAATACCAATCGTGGCACTGGTCAAACGAATCGTGCCCATGTCGCCATAGAAGACGCGCGCTTCTCCGCGAGCTGTGAGCAGGAGCTGGAAGTTGTACGTGCCTTGATTGGGACTCGTACCTGCATGCACATTTTCAAAATGGACAGCAACCGAGTCGACACCGTTTTCCCAGAACCGCACGTTGGATCCGGCGTCTTGCGGTTTTAGGTCGTCCCACCACGGGAAGATTGCGGCCGCAGGTGCATTGCTCGAGGGCAGACTCTCGTTCAAGTATGCTTGGCTTGAGCCGTCGACGAAACTAATCCACCCGTTGGCATTGACCCAAAGCTGCGAATACTCTTGGCCGTAGAACGGAAAATCGAACGGCAGGGCAAACGGTCCGCGAGACTGATCACCTTCTCCCGTTCCCCACGTCAATTGAGTGCCTTGATTGGAAATCGGAAGCCACGAGTAGATTGGTCCACAGGGATCATTGGAATCTTGCCAACGATAGCCAAAGGCATCCGGACCACCGGTGTCGGTGACGGCCGTGCCGTTTTGGAACATCACTGAATAAACTAAGTCCGAGCCGCCGGAGTTTTCGACGACCACCGTTTGTTCGACAATATCATCAGGAGCGACGCCGACAGAAACGGAAGTCGGAGTGGTGCTGATGTTGGGCGGCGGGCCGACGTAGATATCGTCCACATACCAACCTTCGTCTTCCACGGCTACGTCCGTGACTTGACGGAACTGAATTTGAATCATGCTGCCAGGAGCATATTGGGTCAACGGAATGCTCACAGTTTGGAACCCACCGCTGGAACCGGTGTACGGTCCGGCGATTTGGTGTGTGCCTTCAGCATCGATCAATTCGACGAATCCGTAGTCGTATCCGAATTCGAGCAGGTAGCGCTGCGAGAAAGTCAAGACGGCATTGTCGCCCAGAAGAATCTCCGGCGACGTGAGAATAATATTGCTGCTGGCAGAGTACAGTCCAGTACTTTCGCTTCCGCTGTACCACGAATGAGTCGGGGACACGGCCTGACGAGTCGAGACATGCCACGGAGTACCGAGTCCGTCGGAAATCCAGCCGTTGTCACCGGATTCGACGTCATCAAAGAAGCTGGGGCTGCCGACGACGGCGGTGACTGACAGAGTCGTGTCCAAACCTTCGCCGGAGGTCAAGTGCAACTGACATGCAATCGCGCCGGGCGACGAAAAACCGCCGGCAACACTGAGCACAAATTCAGATGAGTTATCCGCGGAATCTCCGGGAGACGTCGCGGGCCAGCTTGTGACGCCGTTTGTCACGGAGACATTTGGCGTTGACGTTGTAAGAGTACCGCTTAGGACGCCGAGGTTTTGCGCGCCGGTGTTTTTCAGAGTGAACGTGAGCGACATCAGTTCGCCCGGTTCGACTACGCCGTTGCCGTTACCACTTTGCTCGTCTTGATTTTGCAGAATACGGCGAACTTGATAGTCAGGCGGGATCAAGTTCTCTGCATAGCGTGCCACAAAAATGTTGGCAGGCAGGTTTTCCTGCGCAAGCGGAGCGATACGATTTTGCGGGGGCCAGAAGCCGTCCGACGGTCCGCCGACTTCCGTTGTGAATGAGAAAATTTTCGGCTTTGTGGTTTGTTCTCCGTAGCACCAGTCATTCGCGTCGCCGTTCACGCCGTACAGCACGGCCCACGGCGGACCAATGGTGTAGTTGGCACCGTTGACTTGCTGAATGTAGATGCGCATGGAGTCAGCCATGGTGTGGAAGATGTCGTTGTCGGGACAAAACCCTCCTTCGTAGGCTTGCACTCCCCATGGATAAAGAATCAGATTGGAATACGTGTGGTAGTTCATCGCGACGATGAAATTGCGGGAGTTGACGAAGTCGCGCATGACCTGAGTTTCGGGTTCGGAAAAGGCCTCAATTCCGCGATACGTTTCCGAAGACGGAGTCGGCGAGGAGCCGCTGTTGTCATATCCCCAGTTGAAACCATAGTTGCGATTGAGGTCGACGCCGTAGCTCGTTCCGTTGTTGCGACGGTTTTTGCGCCACATGCCGCCGCCGTTGGAATTGGTGGTTTCATTATAGACATAGCCGTCGACGTTGACGCAGGGAACAAAATAGAATTCACGGTTGTCGACGAGGTAGGTCAAATCCGGATCTATGCCGTATTGCGACGTCAGTTGGTCCATGAACAAGAAGAGTACTTCCATCGCTGCAGGTTCGCGGGCATGATGCAGTGCGTTGTAGAAGAGTTCAATTTCGTCTTCGTCGACATCGGGATTGTCGCTGATCTTGATGCAGTAGATTTCACGGCCTTCGAGAGTCTGGCCGATGGAGAATTTTGCCGTCGTGATATTCGGGTAATTGGCATGCATCACATCGAGCGCGGCGTTGATTTCGGAATAGGTCTTGTAGCCACCCATCAAATCGAGATGGTCGTTGCTGGCCAAGCGGCGCGCGTAGAATTCTTCGAGGTCTTGATGAACGACATCCCAGCCATAGCCGCGACTCTGCAAGTAGTCGAAGTCGCCGGGCAAGGCTGCGACCAAGACTCCGGGTTCTTCGTCTTTGGGCAGAATATCGAGACGATCGTCATTAAGCAGCAGCTTTTCGTGGGCGGCGTCATGACCGAAGACTCTGATCAGGGCGTGGTGCGGAATGTTGGTGGCAGCTTGGGCCAGCAACGTGCCGAAAATGAGGACCAAAAGCGTGGACAACAAGCGAAACATGAGACACCTCATATCATCGTATATTCAGTTTATGTTTTGACAAGGGAGAAGTATTTTGAGCGGATTCATCCGGAGAGCCGGGCGCGTTTGCACCCGTCAAGGTCACGGCATAGATACGTTCGAGGTCTACCGGACGAATGAAAGTCCAATACGTGTCGGCAACAGCTTCGACAAAGGCAACAAACGTCGTATCATTCGGCAGAGCGGTCCAGATATCGTAACTGCCCAGCGGATGCGAGTGCCAATGAAGACTCAGAGAATCACCGGCGGCAAAGAGGACAGTGCGGGGTTCAAACGGAGTTCCGCCCTGCATAGACACTGCAAACTCTGTCACGGCAGCGGCAGGATCGGAGGATTCGATGTGCAGCGGCAAGGCCATGAGTCCCTGCTCGACCGAATTGTTTGCTACGCGAACCCGGATTTCGTTGACGCCAAACGGATCCACAACACCGCTGGAACCGGAAAGAATACGGACGGAAGAAGCCGAAGTGTCAGGTCGAATGATCCTGACGGTCATAAGACTGTCGACGAGCGTGCCGTTGTAAGAGAGTTCGAGATATTCCCCGACGAGACCGCCTTTGATGCCGACCGTTTTGAGATTGACAGACGACCGCATATGTTCGTAGACGAAATCTACGGAACCGTCCGGATAAAGAATAGCTTGGAAGGTGAGGTTGAAGCCGGGCAGTTCGCCATAGGGCCGGATCTCATTCCACTGCACAATCAAGCGGTTGTTGGCCTGATCATAGTACTCAAAGATTTCACCGGAGGCTTGCGGATTCAGGTCCGTCCAGAACGGCGCAATTGCATAGTAGGGGTCGCGTTCGTAGTTGAGATGGTCGTTGATGTAGTTTTTCGAATTCGACCAAAAGCTGATGAAGCCGTTGGAACAAACGCTGTACCTTTTGAAGGTGCGGTCGTAGAGCGGGAACTCAAACGGCAACGGGAGCGGGAAAGAAGTGGTATCGTCAAGCGCGATGCCGAGATTCGTACCGAAAGACTGGATGTCAACAAAATCGTAGTGGACACTCGTATCATTGTGCGAAGTGCGCCACGCATATCCGTAGATATCCGGCAGCCAGTCATCGAGTTGAGCGTCTCTCCGTTCGACCCGCGACGGGACGTGGCCTTTGGGATAGACCGGATAAACAGTATTGGGCGAATGGGCGCGCTGAGTTTGGCTCACTTGGTCGTTTGGTTCAGCGGACGCAGAATAGGCGAGCGGTGCGCTGCCAAGATTGTGGATGAACAAGGACGTGTCGACGGATTGCCCCGGATCCAATGCAAGCGAGAGAGTGGCAGGCTCCAAGACCAGCGAGGGAACTCCGGATGAAAGTTGTTCATCGGCGATGCGGATGGCTAATTCTTCTTCCACAGGAACTGCATAAGTTTCCCATGTGCCGTTGTATCCGTAGCGGACGTAACCGTCACCTGAAGCGCGGTCTATTCCTATCGTGCAGCTGTTGATTCGGGGGACGAGTCCATAGCGGAACTCCATGACGTTGTTGCCGCTCTGAGTGGGTACGACGGCTTGGTCATAGATGATCAATTGGAAACTTGCACTGTCCGTCGGGGGTGGAACTGATATGAAGTAAGGAACTTCGTGCCACTCGAACGTGTATGTGCCGCGCGCGGGATCGTAGTCGGAGAGAATTTGACCACCGAGGTTGTCACTGAAGTCATCCCAAAACGGAAAGAGCGCCGGAGTCAGGTTGTACGGCAGGGGCAAATTATTGAAGGCCGTAGCAAGTCTTAGAAAACTGACAATTCCGTTTGAGTTCAGGAAGATCCGGTCGTAAGATTGACCGTAATACGTGACGGTGAACGGCAGCGCGAGCGGGACATGTCCGTCGTCGGGTAAATTGTGGATGATGCCGCGTCCGCCTTCA
This region of Calditrichota bacterium genomic DNA includes:
- a CDS encoding STAS domain-containing protein — translated: MKLKTSESNGVYIVELSGKIMGGPESSQFHDAMKHAVANSMKHVVIDLGGVEWMNSSGIGLLVSAYTTLKNAGSEMKLARTTDKIQSLLVITKLNSVFDSHDTVDSAIKSFN
- the ggt gene encoding gamma-glutamyltransferase, whose translation is MLKLFRDSFLAVVLLVFVLSNLSAAATRRPAWAPNVMIASADSHATRAGLQILEAGGNAVDAACAVAFALGVSEGYSSGIGGGCFIVLHMADGREAAIDGREVAPKRASRLMFVPQNKNDRTDLSLYSPLAAGVPGEVAALDLMVKEFGTMPFADLIEPARALADTGFIVDAYYGEVLKDYAERFSRDPGSSAVYLHADGTPFQVGERFPQKDLAETLRRMQEHGAAEFYTGETANLIADFMRKSGGVMTKQDLADYRAVSLDPVRGTYHGYDIISMPPPSSGGIHLIQILNLLEGYPLSYLGAGSSESLHLIAEAMNYAFADRAEYLGDPVFTPVPTEALISKEYADKLRGKISRSRHTSKPDPGDPWQFMSGIEHHTTHFCVVDDMGNAVSMTATVNTPFATGITVPGAGILLNNEMDDFVTQPGKANFFGLVGKAANEVEPGKKPLSSMSPTILLKGGKPYLLAGGAGGPRIITATLLAIVNSLDYGMDIQEAVDFPRIHQQWMPDRVFVEPEHPFDVRVGLEQRGHTVDVGLARSRVQAIQADTIRGGWTGAADSRGVGAAIGY
- a CDS encoding SpoIIE family protein phosphatase, whose protein sequence is MLDTLVPDFRLPGNSDPGAEFARPLASLDELERLAQDMIRESRSGAVSPERLTQLQELLQTIGTAEEYLKLRAEFERERHENAVLQEVSMRLSSAAEIRDVLRAILESLRNVVDFDAAGIFVFNKEMQQIEVDMLAGYGSSQRRRVYTKFQEGVKQGEGIVATVVFSGKPLYVPDVREDPRYVQVRPTTLSELAVPILVRDELIGAFNLESNKLDAFSDRDLRTLMTFASHAGVALERARADRERQHTQRIGEELALARRIHTSFLPKVMPRFSPYDLGGMNFPSSEVGGDYYDFVPITDDDLGIIMSDVAGHGVAAALLMANFRACIRIESRAHYAIEVILKRVNEFLVETNPPDSFVTAFYGVLNRKYNVLTFANAGHNPPLLYRKGEPPRWLSNGGPILGVLPDAGYQQDQIELIPGDVLLLYTDGVTETKNDADEEFGEDRLAELVEKYSNLTAHELARRISHDVHLFHAPDATMDDLTLSVVKYEPTA
- a CDS encoding helix-turn-helix transcriptional regulator encodes the protein MTPNKDLPLDIGQRIYNARKAADMSQEALAKAVRVNRSYLSLVENGRSSPTIEFLEKLATGLSLRVEELILGPDVFRYLSLSPKHGFLYRGLQELLADDEQMLLMNPTAEELEILKAIQLHPDHDPTKRFFVDALLDLRRTRS
- a CDS encoding STAS domain-containing protein, coding for MQWQSRWDDDVFIVELSGKLMGGPEVDTFHDLVRDAVKKGSGAVVIDMSGVDWLNSWGVGLLVSAYTTMRNVNGLLILVACGPKVSSVLHMTRFDTVFTFAPDVPAALKTARTADKG
- a CDS encoding ATP-binding protein — encoded protein: MNQPHKTEVLNIPSSVDQIEKVDDFVESCAVRLGFNEDALADIGICVTELVMNAIVHAHKEQIEIPVEIQVSCREDGLMVSVRDYGPGFETAAIPDPTSPENILEDHGRGILIVRAMMDDVKVTRLHDGMKIEIFKKLNSTE